One Drosophila sechellia strain sech25 unplaced genomic scaffold, ASM438219v1 Y_48, whole genome shotgun sequence DNA segment encodes these proteins:
- the LOC116803521 gene encoding WD repeat-containing protein on Y chromosome-like, with translation MSVIFNASVNTKSAVEYQTISSTQSHLAEEQSERLHKWISKDQLEKLHSAFLNTPERHVGIDELRIILEELDITFNDSMYTRLFLKINQNRDFKVDWNEFVSYLIFGFQEEDPSSQKESLILPISGPPMVRKSEHRSAICCLALLKAKSDQIPIDEVTETINFSFGGEDSPEASGMWVTASHEGMMRFWTSHMEPIRTASSESSKFK, from the coding sequence ATGTctgtaatatttaatgcgAGTGTAAATACTAAAAGCGCTGTTGAGTATCAGACAATATCATCCACACAAAGTCATTTAGCGGAGGAGCAGTCGGAGCGCTTGCACAAGTGGATTTCAAAGGATCAACTCGAGAAACTTCATTCGGCGTTTCTAAACACTCCCGAGCGTCATGTTGGCATTGATGAATTGCGTATCATACTTGAAGAACTAGACATAACGTTCAATGATTCAATGTATACACGGCTCTTTTTAAAGATTAATCAGAATCGTGATTTTAAGGTGGATTGGAATGAGTTTGTatcttatttaatatttggctTTCAAGAGGAGGATCCGAGCAGCCAAAAGGAGTCTTTAATTTTACCAATCTCCGGACCCCCAATGGTTAGGAAATCAGAACACCGTTCAGCTATATGTTGTTTGGCCCTCCTCAAAGCCAAATCGGACCAAATACCAATTGATGAAGTAACCGAGACTATTAACTTTTCCTTTGGCGGTGAGGATTCTCCAGAAGCTTCTGGAATGTGGGTCACGGCCAGCCACGAGGGAATGATGCGTTTTTGGACATCTCATATGGAACCAATTCGAACTGCATCGTCGGAAAGCAgtaagtttaaataa